In Stieleria varia, one genomic interval encodes:
- the metG gene encoding methionine--tRNA ligase: protein MNRRLLVTSALPYANGPIHIGHLVEYIQTDIWVRFQKLIGNRCVYVCADDTHGTAIMIRARKEGRSEEDLIASMSQQHQRDFAGFGIEFDHYGSTNSEANREVCTQFWKALREADLIAERSIEQLYDPEAKTFLADRFVRGTCPTCGRPDQPGDNCVCGATYSPTELIDPKSTLSGATPEIREAVHLFVELEKLHAFLDEWIESSGALQKETANYLKGYFLADKLRDWDISRPGPYFGFEIPDSPGNYWYVWFDAPIGYIASTKQWCDANGEQLSDWWNSDQCEVHHFIGKDITYFHTLFWPGMLKTAGFSLPTKVHIHGFLNVNGEKMSKSTGTLITAETFLKYAKPEYLRYFFATKLVPRVEDLDLAIEEFTDKVNSDLVGKVVNLASRVGKFAQGTGLAETYPDDGGLFAAAAAAGDAIAEAYEACDYSRAMRLIMELADAANPYVEHAKPWEMKKDPDRQDELRDVCTVALNLFRQLTIYLAPVLPSLAAKCEALLGEKFTSWQQSQTPLLGIPVAKFERMMERIQPEDLQKMIDESKAEADAQAAADNLPTFNDSDQPLKDEPLSEEITIDDFAKVDLRVARVVAAEHVPEANKLLKLTLSLGGEERRQVFAGIKAAYDPEQLIGRLVVMVANLQPRKMRFGLSEGMVTAAGPGGAEVFVLGVDEGAQPGQRVH, encoded by the coding sequence ATGAATCGACGCCTCCTGGTCACCAGCGCCTTGCCCTACGCCAACGGACCGATCCACATCGGCCATTTGGTGGAGTACATCCAGACCGACATCTGGGTGCGATTTCAGAAACTGATCGGCAACCGATGCGTCTACGTCTGTGCCGACGACACGCACGGCACGGCGATCATGATCCGAGCCCGCAAAGAAGGCCGCAGCGAAGAAGACTTGATCGCGTCGATGAGCCAGCAGCACCAGCGGGATTTTGCCGGTTTCGGCATCGAGTTTGACCACTACGGCAGCACCAATAGCGAAGCCAACCGGGAGGTGTGCACGCAATTCTGGAAAGCGTTGCGGGAGGCCGATTTGATCGCCGAACGCTCGATCGAGCAACTGTACGACCCCGAGGCCAAGACATTCTTGGCCGACCGTTTCGTGCGAGGCACCTGTCCGACCTGCGGACGCCCCGACCAACCCGGCGACAACTGCGTCTGCGGCGCAACGTACAGTCCGACAGAGCTGATCGATCCCAAGAGCACGCTCAGCGGAGCGACACCCGAGATCCGCGAAGCCGTCCACCTGTTCGTCGAACTGGAAAAACTGCACGCCTTCCTCGACGAATGGATCGAGTCCAGCGGTGCCTTGCAAAAAGAAACCGCCAACTACCTCAAGGGCTATTTTCTGGCGGACAAACTGCGTGATTGGGACATCAGCCGTCCCGGACCGTATTTCGGTTTCGAAATCCCCGATTCGCCGGGCAACTACTGGTACGTCTGGTTCGACGCGCCGATCGGCTACATCGCCAGCACGAAACAGTGGTGCGACGCCAACGGTGAACAGCTCAGCGACTGGTGGAATAGCGACCAGTGCGAAGTCCACCATTTCATTGGCAAGGACATCACGTACTTTCACACGCTGTTCTGGCCAGGCATGCTCAAGACCGCCGGATTCAGCTTGCCGACGAAGGTCCATATCCACGGATTCTTGAACGTCAACGGCGAAAAGATGTCCAAGTCGACCGGCACGCTGATCACCGCCGAGACTTTCTTGAAATACGCCAAACCGGAATACCTGCGATACTTCTTTGCGACCAAGTTGGTCCCGCGTGTTGAGGATCTCGACTTGGCGATCGAAGAATTCACCGACAAGGTCAACAGCGACTTGGTCGGCAAAGTCGTTAACTTGGCCAGCCGTGTCGGCAAATTCGCACAGGGCACCGGACTCGCGGAAACCTACCCAGACGACGGCGGCTTGTTCGCCGCCGCGGCAGCAGCAGGCGACGCGATCGCGGAGGCATACGAGGCATGCGACTACAGCCGCGCGATGCGGTTGATCATGGAATTGGCCGACGCTGCCAATCCCTACGTCGAACACGCCAAACCGTGGGAGATGAAAAAGGATCCCGATCGTCAGGACGAACTTCGCGACGTTTGCACCGTCGCGCTGAACCTGTTTCGCCAATTGACGATCTACCTCGCACCCGTGCTGCCATCGTTGGCCGCCAAGTGCGAAGCCTTGTTGGGCGAAAAATTCACCTCCTGGCAACAAAGCCAAACGCCGCTGCTGGGTATCCCGGTGGCGAAATTTGAACGAATGATGGAACGTATCCAACCTGAGGACTTGCAAAAGATGATTGATGAAAGCAAAGCGGAAGCCGACGCCCAAGCTGCGGCCGATAACCTGCCCACGTTCAACGACAGCGATCAACCGCTCAAGGACGAACCCTTGTCCGAGGAAATCACGATCGATGATTTCGCCAAAGTCGACTTGCGAGTCGCCCGCGTGGTTGCCGCCGAACATGTGCCTGAAGCCAACAAGTTGCTGAAATTGACGCTCAGCCTGGGTGGTGAAGAACGCCGTCAGGTATTTGCTGGCATCAAGGCCGCCTACGACCCCGAGCAGTTGATCGGTCGCTTGGTCGTCATGGTCGCCAACCTGCAACCGCGAAAAATGCGGTTCGGGTTGAGCGAAGGCATGGTCACGGCCGCCGGCCCAGGGGGCGCGGAAGTCTTTGTGTTGGGCGTTGACGAAGGTGCCCAGCCGGGTCAACGCGTCCACTGA